In the Patescibacteria group bacterium genome, one interval contains:
- a CDS encoding DUF4012 domain-containing protein, translating to MTFEKKKHTLNIQGGGKASRFMVDLAANFKREEEIVLKRIEKEKNKFSLKKLLPKFSFKQFLAGFKNILPNFSSYYYFFFHQKYKKLSFYFLFNLLCKISYGTGWLFVFGIRFFFLTFIFAYKKSRDHVALWARIRREARIAKDQYLQTVRPVLHKEVPVEVAKEHFQFDIRNVIPALRFSFVRQVATFAILLLVLILPLKAYLHYRDFLKFKGEVLGVSASAVDDMKNSSGDVSSLNFDEATKNFNKAADNFRTAQNEIKNVSLVFGALAKVVPNKNIKLAAQADLFLRAGELTASIANRIGGSLDLFESQNLKMKDVLNVVYENLNSSNAEIVELGDILKKINLNNLPDEYRDKVSVFQQSSVDISNLFNEAMRLIDGTRKILGFDQDRRYLIVFQNNTEMRGSGGFIGSYALADFHNGEMINLEVPKGGSYDTEAGYLERVAAPEPLQLVNPLWHFWDANWWPDWAMSAKKLMWFYEKSNGPTVDGVIAITPNVMDDLLKIIGPLDLTEKYGVVITSDNFWDVVQDIVEQKPEMATTTATSTLVKVETQKHEPKKIIGDMMNLIITKASNELNREDFLRILNAAYQNLNEKQILTYFVDEDLEKLVSDFDWAGLIQNIDGDYLMVANTNIAGFKTDKKIKENIALLKEVQTDGSIINTLTIQRRHTAIRGEDHVGVRNVNWMRVYVPEGSELISASGFSQPDGKFFEKPMETWKKDEDVMRGEGTFGMDGISNTKIYKELGKTVFANWSMVDPGEQVLITIRYRLPFKVQKTEPVKPKTFWEKIVNGEDDSSYVPLKLLVQKQPGSQGSEFVSNLTLPANMQVAWQNNESFNYRNKLNVDRNWMVLLSIGK from the coding sequence ATGACATTTGAGAAAAAAAAACATACTTTAAATATTCAGGGCGGAGGAAAGGCTTCTCGTTTTATGGTTGATTTGGCGGCGAATTTTAAGCGTGAGGAAGAGATTGTTTTGAAACGGATTGAGAAGGAGAAAAATAAATTTAGCCTCAAAAAGCTTTTGCCTAAATTTAGTTTTAAGCAATTCTTGGCTGGTTTCAAAAATATTTTGCCGAATTTTTCTAGTTATTATTATTTCTTTTTTCATCAGAAATACAAGAAATTGTCTTTCTATTTTTTATTTAATCTTCTTTGCAAGATTAGTTATGGCACGGGTTGGCTGTTTGTATTTGGTATTCGTTTTTTCTTTTTAACTTTTATTTTTGCTTATAAAAAAAGCCGTGACCATGTTGCTCTGTGGGCACGTATTCGTCGAGAGGCGCGGATTGCCAAGGATCAATATTTGCAAACAGTGCGACCAGTGCTTCACAAGGAGGTGCCTGTTGAGGTGGCTAAAGAGCATTTTCAATTTGATATTAGGAATGTTATTCCGGCACTGCGTTTTTCTTTTGTAAGACAAGTGGCAACTTTCGCGATTTTGTTGTTGGTTTTAATTTTGCCCTTGAAAGCATATTTACACTATCGCGACTTTTTGAAATTTAAAGGCGAGGTATTGGGTGTATCAGCATCAGCAGTTGATGATATGAAAAATAGCTCTGGCGATGTTTCAAGTTTAAATTTTGACGAAGCGACGAAAAATTTTAATAAGGCGGCGGATAATTTTAGAACTGCTCAAAATGAAATCAAAAATGTGAGCTTGGTTTTTGGTGCTTTGGCCAAAGTGGTGCCGAACAAGAATATTAAGTTAGCCGCACAAGCTGATCTTTTTTTGCGTGCTGGTGAATTAACGGCAAGCATTGCCAATCGTATCGGTGGTTCCTTGGATTTGTTTGAGTCTCAGAATTTAAAAATGAAAGATGTTTTGAATGTTGTTTATGAAAATTTGAATAGTTCTAATGCTGAGATTGTGGAGTTGGGAGACATTTTGAAAAAAATTAACTTGAATAATTTACCTGATGAATATCGTGACAAGGTAAGCGTCTTTCAGCAGAGCTCAGTTGATATTTCCAATTTATTCAATGAGGCGATGAGGCTGATTGATGGCACGCGTAAGATTTTGGGCTTTGATCAAGACCGACGTTATTTAATTGTTTTTCAGAATAATACGGAAATGCGGGGTAGTGGCGGTTTTATCGGTTCTTATGCCTTGGCGGATTTCCATAATGGCGAAATGATTAATTTGGAAGTGCCGAAAGGTGGTAGTTATGATACCGAGGCTGGCTACCTCGAGCGCGTAGCCGCGCCAGAGCCATTACAATTGGTCAATCCACTTTGGCATTTTTGGGATGCGAACTGGTGGCCGGATTGGGCGATGTCGGCGAAGAAGTTGATGTGGTTTTATGAAAAGAGTAACGGCCCAACTGTTGATGGTGTGATTGCAATTACACCGAATGTAATGGATGACTTGTTGAAAATAATCGGTCCACTTGATTTGACTGAGAAATATGGTGTTGTGATTACAAGTGATAATTTTTGGGACGTAGTACAAGACATAGTTGAGCAAAAGCCGGAAATGGCGACGACGACGGCGACTTCAACTTTGGTAAAAGTTGAGACACAAAAACATGAGCCAAAGAAAATCATTGGCGACATGATGAACTTGATTATAACGAAGGCATCCAACGAATTAAATAGAGAGGATTTTTTGCGCATCCTGAATGCGGCCTATCAAAACTTAAATGAAAAACAAATTTTAACATATTTTGTTGATGAGGATTTGGAAAAGTTAGTAAGCGATTTCGATTGGGCGGGACTGATTCAAAATATTGATGGTGATTATCTAATGGTGGCAAATACCAATATTGCCGGTTTTAAAACCGACAAGAAAATAAAAGAAAACATCGCCCTCCTAAAGGAAGTACAAACAGACGGCAGTATTATTAATACTTTGACAATTCAAAGACGGCATACGGCTATTCGTGGCGAAGATCATGTGGGAGTGCGCAATGTAAATTGGATGCGTGTCTATGTGCCAGAAGGTAGTGAATTAATTAGTGCAAGTGGTTTTAGTCAGCCCGATGGAAAGTTTTTTGAAAAGCCAATGGAGACTTGGAAAAAAGATGAAGATGTGATGCGTGGTGAAGGCACCTTTGGCATGGACGGCATTAGTAATACTAAGATTTATAAAGAATTGGGCAAGACGGTTTTCGCGAACTGGTCTATGGTTGATCCCGGTGAACAGGTTTTAATTACAATTAGATATCGACTACCTTTTAAGGTTCAAAAAACTGAACCGGTGAAGCCGAAAACATTTTGGGAAAAAATTGTTAATGGTGAAGATGACTCTAGTTATGTGCCTTTGAAATTGTTGGTGCAAAAACAACCTGGTTCACAGGGTAGTGAGTTTGTGAGTAATTTGACATTGCCAGCTAATATGCAAGTCGCATGGCAGAATAATGAATCTTTTAATTACAGGAATAAGTTGAATGTTGATCGCAACTGGATGGTGTTGCTGAGTATTGGAAAGTAA